The following proteins come from a genomic window of Sphaerisporangium rubeum:
- a CDS encoding LacI family DNA-binding transcriptional regulator — protein MADQPTLAQVAAEAGVSPATASRVLTGSVRVSTSTRRQVHDAMSRLGYVRHRAPRGTSARRSDALVAAVVCEHTQRMFAEPFYARLLSAADEVFTGYGVPFVVMTATPATSTIAAPPLVTGSFDGVLLAGARERHPLAVTLAASGIAVRSAGRPPDGIDLPFVDMDNRDGARQAAEHLLLTNRRAITVIAGPPTLPGARDRLDGFLRTLNAAGINEVPVAYGDFTHASGAHAMQWLLQRSPHLDAVFAASDPMAAGAMQALRRAGRRIPDDVAVIGFDDAPLARHTSPTLTTVRQPVEEMAVLTARMLLMSITSEEDVQHGNPILPTELVVREST, from the coding sequence ATGGCTGACCAGCCCACGCTTGCCCAGGTAGCAGCCGAAGCAGGGGTCTCCCCCGCCACGGCATCACGAGTACTCACCGGGTCTGTCCGAGTGAGCACATCGACCCGCCGCCAGGTCCATGACGCCATGTCACGTCTGGGTTACGTACGGCACCGCGCGCCACGGGGCACTTCCGCCCGGCGCTCGGACGCGCTCGTCGCGGCGGTGGTATGCGAACACACGCAACGCATGTTCGCCGAACCCTTCTACGCGAGACTCCTGTCCGCAGCCGACGAGGTGTTCACCGGTTACGGTGTGCCCTTCGTGGTGATGACCGCCACCCCGGCCACCTCCACGATCGCCGCGCCACCGCTGGTCACAGGCTCGTTCGACGGTGTCCTGCTCGCAGGCGCCAGGGAGAGGCACCCCCTCGCGGTCACACTCGCCGCGTCGGGGATCGCGGTCCGCAGCGCGGGCCGGCCGCCGGACGGCATCGATCTGCCGTTCGTCGACATGGACAACAGGGACGGGGCCCGGCAGGCCGCCGAGCACCTCCTGCTGACCAACAGGCGGGCGATCACCGTCATCGCCGGACCGCCGACGCTGCCGGGGGCCAGGGACCGTCTCGACGGCTTCCTGCGCACCCTCAACGCGGCGGGCATCAACGAGGTCCCCGTCGCGTACGGCGACTTCACGCACGCCTCAGGCGCGCACGCCATGCAGTGGCTCCTACAGCGGTCACCGCACCTCGACGCGGTGTTCGCCGCCTCGGACCCGATGGCCGCAGGCGCCATGCAGGCGCTGCGGCGCGCCGGTCGCCGGATCCCCGACGACGTGGCCGTGATCGGCTTCGACGACGCACCGCTAGCCAGGCACACCTCCCCCACCCTGACCACCGTGCGTCAGCCGGTGGAGGAGATGGCTGTGCTCACGGCCAGGATGCTGCTCATGTCGATCACCTCCGAGGAGGACGTCCAGCACGGCAACCCGATACTGCCCACGGAGCTGGTGGTTCGTGAATCAACTTGA
- a CDS encoding MsnO8 family LLM class oxidoreductase: MTDEIRGVPRGEATVPLSVLDLATVGAGDTPADALRTSTELARRAEQWGYHRFWVAEHHGMPSVASSSPAVIIAHLGANTSTIRLGSGGVMLPNHAPLVVAEQFGTLHALHPGRIDLGLGRAPGTDQATARALRREATPDADDFPRQLTDLIGFLDDAHPAGSPYERIRAVPGEASAPGSGRPPIWLLGSSGFSARLSGLLGLPFAFAHHFSAANTVPALDLYRSSFRPSAVLDRPYAMIGVGAVAADTAHEARRRALTGALGMLRLRRGQPAPLPTPEEAEAHPYSEVERGFVEDWLSNVVHGDPATVRAGLEALRERTGADELMITTSVHGGPARLRSYELIAEAFGMLRERGPERAIA; encoded by the coding sequence GTGACCGATGAGATCCGTGGTGTCCCGCGAGGCGAGGCGACCGTACCCCTGTCCGTGCTCGACCTCGCCACCGTGGGGGCCGGCGACACGCCGGCCGACGCGCTGCGGACCTCCACCGAGCTCGCCAGGCGGGCCGAGCAGTGGGGCTACCACCGGTTCTGGGTGGCCGAGCACCACGGCATGCCGAGTGTCGCCAGCTCCTCACCGGCCGTCATCATCGCTCATCTCGGCGCGAACACCTCCACGATCCGGCTCGGCTCCGGCGGGGTGATGCTGCCGAACCACGCGCCGCTGGTCGTCGCCGAGCAGTTCGGCACGCTGCACGCGCTGCACCCGGGCCGCATCGACCTCGGTCTCGGCCGCGCTCCCGGCACCGACCAGGCGACCGCACGCGCGCTGCGCCGTGAGGCGACCCCGGACGCCGACGACTTCCCGCGCCAGCTGACCGATCTCATCGGCTTCCTCGACGACGCGCACCCGGCCGGCAGCCCGTACGAGCGCATCAGGGCCGTCCCCGGTGAGGCCTCGGCCCCCGGCTCGGGCCGTCCGCCGATCTGGCTGCTCGGCTCCAGCGGCTTCAGCGCGCGCCTGTCCGGGCTCCTCGGCCTGCCGTTCGCGTTCGCTCACCACTTCAGCGCGGCCAACACCGTCCCGGCGCTCGATCTGTACCGCTCGTCGTTCCGGCCGTCGGCGGTCCTCGACCGGCCGTACGCCATGATCGGGGTCGGTGCGGTGGCCGCGGACACCGCGCACGAGGCGCGGCGGCGAGCTCTCACCGGAGCGCTCGGCATGCTGCGGCTGCGGCGCGGTCAGCCGGCACCCCTGCCGACCCCCGAGGAGGCCGAGGCCCACCCCTACTCCGAGGTGGAGCGCGGCTTCGTGGAGGACTGGCTCTCCAATGTCGTGCACGGCGATCCCGCCACGGTGCGCGCCGGCCTGGAGGCGTTGCGTGAGCGGACCGGCGCCGACGAACTCATGATCACGACCTCGGTGCACGGCGGGCCGGCGCGCCTGCGGTCCTACGAACTGATCGCCGAGGCCTTCGGGATGCTCCGGGAGCGGGGCCCCGAGCGCGCGATCGCGTAA
- the mscL gene encoding large conductance mechanosensitive channel protein MscL: MSGFKQFLMRGNLVELAVAVVIGATFSGLIQALVADLITPLIAAVTGGKQPDFSRYTFSVNGAVFKYGDFVNHLLTFLIIAAVVYWLVILPMTRVIGFFDRDKKTTEKTCPECLSDIPVEARRCAFCTVELSTVPPADDRPAV; encoded by the coding sequence TTGAGCGGATTCAAGCAGTTCCTGATGCGCGGCAACCTCGTGGAGCTCGCCGTCGCCGTCGTGATCGGCGCGACGTTCAGCGGGCTGATCCAGGCGCTGGTCGCGGACCTGATCACGCCGTTGATCGCGGCGGTGACCGGGGGCAAGCAGCCGGACTTCTCGCGGTACACGTTCAGCGTCAACGGCGCGGTGTTCAAGTACGGCGACTTCGTCAACCACCTGCTGACCTTCCTCATCATCGCCGCGGTCGTCTACTGGCTGGTGATCCTGCCGATGACGCGCGTGATCGGCTTCTTCGACCGCGACAAGAAGACCACCGAGAAGACCTGCCCCGAGTGCCTGAGCGACATCCCGGTGGAGGCCCGCCGCTGCGCGTTCTGCACCGTGGAGCTGTCCACCGTCCCGCCGGCCGACGACCGGCCCGCCGTCTGA